One region of Carya illinoinensis cultivar Pawnee chromosome 8, C.illinoinensisPawnee_v1, whole genome shotgun sequence genomic DNA includes:
- the LOC122319150 gene encoding uncharacterized protein LOC122319150 isoform X2, whose translation MEMESVDLDHNRNCIEETSDKQLFPPSSPDRSDIFGDPQVNTRVGDDYQAEIPSLLTEYEHLQLLLNPADSGVMVDVSQSFLMGLPIPIMWAQEVNGIGDKTWGLPSNHDEEVNPNKPAESRIRKKIYIKLKKKSSAINLEPLDVGLENEKESRTANVGNIVIGKTSVVGLHKSKRYSPVPGSKCDPWSDPDVNSFLLGLYIFGKNFVSIRRFLEKKEMGEILSFYYGEFYRSDQYRRWSDSRKARSRKCVTGRKIFTGWRLQELLSRLLPHVPEESQSTLLEGFKSFAEGRTSFDEFVFYLKSTVDIQILVEAVAIGKGKEDLTGLALDSGKTNQIFQVCPNLPTGKDCSSLTPSDILKFLTGGFRLSKARCNDIFWEAVWPRLLARGWHSEQPKNQGYVSSKHYLVFLVPGVKKFSRRKLVKGDHYFDSVSDVLSKVASEPKLLELEAEEATLRSGNEDGWVQEVTSDPDDPSNHQRHCYLKPRVTTSSPNPMKFTVVDTSSVHGGKSSNVRDLRYLPVEYKITSSISNNYKKSMYDFEAYVADMPLNAEKNTNKLNHNKGTVYTSGPNGLKFTVVDTSLLHGEKSSEVRKIRYLPIEFKGIADFSNLSGEIEGTSSEDSLDVHELNAVDTLFNSGKNIVPDGDDTNRKVTSNNSDITSSHRDDKGIMSNDRQLKTTIKHQFSRRVKSGNSKSVSPVIKRRKLTVCSKLKTQDVIEDFSEGLELNQTGLCLPSSSPDASKNVSSPMDPQENVSLIISSPKGSPGKEISGGVLIRNSSALGMSCGMNEKHQPQPSLDLNLPQVLINSDVGEALMMEVEDSHGINTDGSCLLSKGMDLVPDTMTSMDVDNVEQQLMNLNPRRQSTRKRPPTIRALEALANGYLIVQRRQKGTEFQTPENPFSSPSRKARSRVKITSNRGSTSTKTNEMERKDVNDACDDNKGLVSNTVDCVEKKMAH comes from the exons ATGGAG ATGGAGTCAGTTGATCTGGATCATAATCGTAATTGCATTGAAGAAACATCTGACAAGCAGTTATTTCCCCCAAGTTCTCCTGATAGAAGTGATATATTTGGAGATCCACAGGTGAATACAAGAGTTGGTGATGATTACCAAGCAGAAATTCCCTCCTTGTTGACAGAATATGAGCATCTTCAGCTTCTATTGAACCCTGCTGATTCAGGTGTCATGGTTGATGTTTCCCAATCTTTTTTAATGGGTTTGCCCATCCCAATCATGTGGGCTCAGGAAGTTAATGGCATTGGAGATAAAACATGGGGACTTCCAAGTAACCATGATGAGGAAGTTAACCCAAACAAGCCTGCCGAATCGAGAATtagaaaaaagatatatattaagttgaagaagaaaagttCAGCAATCAATCTTGAACCCTTAGATGTTGGGctggaaaatgaaaaggaatcAAGAACTGCAAATGTTGGAAACATCGTGATAGGGAAAACAAGCGTTGTTGGACTACATAAAAGCAAAAGGTATTCCCCAGTTCCAGGTTCTAAATGTGACCCTTGGAGTGATCCTGACGTGAACAGTTTCCTTCTTGGTTTGTACATATTTGGGAAGAATTTTGTTTCAATCCGGAGATTCCTAGAGAAGAAAGAGATGGGAGAAATACTGTCATTCTACTATGGGGAATTCTATAGATCTGATCAATACCGTAGATGGTCGGACTCCCGGAAGGCCAGAAGCAGGAAATGTGTAACAGGAAGGAAAATATTTACAGGATGGAGGCTACAGGAACTGTTATCCCGTTTGCTTCCCCATGTCCCAGAGGAATCTCAAAGTACTTTGCTGGAG GGCTTCAAGTCATTTGCTGAGGGAAGAACTTCATTTGACGAATTTGTCTTCTATTTGAAGTCGACTGTTGACATTCAGATTCTTGTGGAAGCTGTGGCTATTGGTAAGGGTAAGGAGGATCTCACAGGCCTGGCCTTAGATTCTGGAAAGaccaatcaaatatttcaagtcTGTCCTAACCTACCAACCGGCAAAGATTGTTCCTCTCTGACACCCAGTGACATATTAAAGTTTTTGACTGGAGGCTTCCGGTTGAGCAAAGCCCGGTGTAATGATATTTTTTGGGAAGCTGTTTGGCCCCGTTTGCTTGCGAGAGGATGGCATTCTGAGCAGCCTAAGAATCAGGGTTATGTGAGTTCCAAACATTACCTTGTTTTTCTTGTGCCTGGGGTTAAGAAGTTCTCAAGAAGGAAACTTGTGAAGGGAGACCACTACTTTGATTCTGTTAGTGATGTTTTGAGCAAAGTGGCATCTGAACCAAAACTTCTTGAGCTTGAAGCTGAAGAAGCTACACTCAGGAGCGGTAATGAGGATGGGTGGGTTCAAGAAGTGACATCAGATCCAGATGATCCATCCAACCATCAGCGCCATTGTTACCTTAAACCCCGAGTTACTACTTCCTCTCCAAATCCTATGAAGTTCACAGTTGTTGATACTAGCTCAGTCCATGGAGGTAAATCATCCAATGTGAGAGACCTGAGATATTTACCCGTTGAATACAAAATTACTTCCAGTATCTCCAATAATTATAAGAAGTCAATGTATGACTTTGAGGCATATGTGGCTGATATGCCATTGAATGCTGAAAAGAACACAAATAAGCTTAACCACAATAAGGGTACAGTTTATACAAGTGGTCCAAATGGTTTGAAGTTCACTGTTGTTGATACCAGTTTGCTTCATGGAGAAAAATCATCTGAGGTGAGAAAAATTAGATATTTACCCATTGAATTTAAAGGTATAGCTGATTTTAGCAATCTTTCGGGAGAAATTGAAGGGACCTCCTCTGAAGATTCACTGGATGTGCATGAGCTTAATGCTGTTGACACGTTGTTTAACAGTGGAAAGAATATTGTACCTGATGGTGATGATACAAACAGAAAGGTAACAAGTAATAATTCAGATATTACTTCAAGCCATCGAGATGATAAGGGCATTATGTCCAATGACAGGCAGCTAAAAACAACTATCAAGCACCAATTTAGTCGAAGAGTAAAATCTGGTAATTCAAAATCTGTCTCTCCTGTCATCAAAAGGCGAAAATTAACTGTTTGTTCTAAGTTGAAGACACAAGATGTTATTGAGGACTTCTCAGAAGGATTGGAGTTAAATCAAACAGGACTCTGCTTGCCATCAAGTTCTCCAGATGCAAGCAAGAATGTCAGTTCTCCAATGGATCCTCAAGAGAATGTGTCTTTAATTATTTCTTCACCTAAAGGCAGTCCAGGCAAGGAGATTAGTGGAGGTGTTCTCATTAGAAACTCGTCTGCCTTGGGCATGTCCTGTGGGATGAATGAGAAACATCAACCTCAGCCATCACTTGACCTGAACCTACCCCAGGTTCTGATAAACTCTGATGTTGGTGAAGCATTAATGATGGAGGTGGAAGACAGCCATGGCATAAATACAGACGGTTCATGCCTTCTATCTAAGGGAATGGACCTGGTTCCTGACACAATGACTTCTATGGATGTGGATAATGTAGAGCAGCAACTGATGAACCTGAACCCCAGAAGGCAAAGCACAAGAAAGCGACCACCGACCATCAGAGCATTGGAAGCTCTTGCAAATGGTTACTTAATTGTCCAAAGGAGGCAAAAGGGCACAGAATTTCAGACACCTGAAAATCCTTTCTCCAGTCCTTCCCGCAAGGCCCGAAGCAGGGTCAAAATAACTTCAAATCGTGGTAGCACTAGTACCAAGACCAAcgaaatggaaagaaaagacGTGAATGATGCTTGTGATGACAACAAAGGTTTGGTTAGCAACACTGTTGATtgtgttgaaaaaaaaatggctCACTAG
- the LOC122319150 gene encoding uncharacterized protein LOC122319150 isoform X1 encodes MEQMESVDLDHNRNCIEETSDKQLFPPSSPDRSDIFGDPQVNTRVGDDYQAEIPSLLTEYEHLQLLLNPADSGVMVDVSQSFLMGLPIPIMWAQEVNGIGDKTWGLPSNHDEEVNPNKPAESRIRKKIYIKLKKKSSAINLEPLDVGLENEKESRTANVGNIVIGKTSVVGLHKSKRYSPVPGSKCDPWSDPDVNSFLLGLYIFGKNFVSIRRFLEKKEMGEILSFYYGEFYRSDQYRRWSDSRKARSRKCVTGRKIFTGWRLQELLSRLLPHVPEESQSTLLEGFKSFAEGRTSFDEFVFYLKSTVDIQILVEAVAIGKGKEDLTGLALDSGKTNQIFQVCPNLPTGKDCSSLTPSDILKFLTGGFRLSKARCNDIFWEAVWPRLLARGWHSEQPKNQGYVSSKHYLVFLVPGVKKFSRRKLVKGDHYFDSVSDVLSKVASEPKLLELEAEEATLRSGNEDGWVQEVTSDPDDPSNHQRHCYLKPRVTTSSPNPMKFTVVDTSSVHGGKSSNVRDLRYLPVEYKITSSISNNYKKSMYDFEAYVADMPLNAEKNTNKLNHNKGTVYTSGPNGLKFTVVDTSLLHGEKSSEVRKIRYLPIEFKGIADFSNLSGEIEGTSSEDSLDVHELNAVDTLFNSGKNIVPDGDDTNRKVTSNNSDITSSHRDDKGIMSNDRQLKTTIKHQFSRRVKSGNSKSVSPVIKRRKLTVCSKLKTQDVIEDFSEGLELNQTGLCLPSSSPDASKNVSSPMDPQENVSLIISSPKGSPGKEISGGVLIRNSSALGMSCGMNEKHQPQPSLDLNLPQVLINSDVGEALMMEVEDSHGINTDGSCLLSKGMDLVPDTMTSMDVDNVEQQLMNLNPRRQSTRKRPPTIRALEALANGYLIVQRRQKGTEFQTPENPFSSPSRKARSRVKITSNRGSTSTKTNEMERKDVNDACDDNKGLVSNTVDCVEKKMAH; translated from the exons ATGGAG CAGATGGAGTCAGTTGATCTGGATCATAATCGTAATTGCATTGAAGAAACATCTGACAAGCAGTTATTTCCCCCAAGTTCTCCTGATAGAAGTGATATATTTGGAGATCCACAGGTGAATACAAGAGTTGGTGATGATTACCAAGCAGAAATTCCCTCCTTGTTGACAGAATATGAGCATCTTCAGCTTCTATTGAACCCTGCTGATTCAGGTGTCATGGTTGATGTTTCCCAATCTTTTTTAATGGGTTTGCCCATCCCAATCATGTGGGCTCAGGAAGTTAATGGCATTGGAGATAAAACATGGGGACTTCCAAGTAACCATGATGAGGAAGTTAACCCAAACAAGCCTGCCGAATCGAGAATtagaaaaaagatatatattaagttgaagaagaaaagttCAGCAATCAATCTTGAACCCTTAGATGTTGGGctggaaaatgaaaaggaatcAAGAACTGCAAATGTTGGAAACATCGTGATAGGGAAAACAAGCGTTGTTGGACTACATAAAAGCAAAAGGTATTCCCCAGTTCCAGGTTCTAAATGTGACCCTTGGAGTGATCCTGACGTGAACAGTTTCCTTCTTGGTTTGTACATATTTGGGAAGAATTTTGTTTCAATCCGGAGATTCCTAGAGAAGAAAGAGATGGGAGAAATACTGTCATTCTACTATGGGGAATTCTATAGATCTGATCAATACCGTAGATGGTCGGACTCCCGGAAGGCCAGAAGCAGGAAATGTGTAACAGGAAGGAAAATATTTACAGGATGGAGGCTACAGGAACTGTTATCCCGTTTGCTTCCCCATGTCCCAGAGGAATCTCAAAGTACTTTGCTGGAG GGCTTCAAGTCATTTGCTGAGGGAAGAACTTCATTTGACGAATTTGTCTTCTATTTGAAGTCGACTGTTGACATTCAGATTCTTGTGGAAGCTGTGGCTATTGGTAAGGGTAAGGAGGATCTCACAGGCCTGGCCTTAGATTCTGGAAAGaccaatcaaatatttcaagtcTGTCCTAACCTACCAACCGGCAAAGATTGTTCCTCTCTGACACCCAGTGACATATTAAAGTTTTTGACTGGAGGCTTCCGGTTGAGCAAAGCCCGGTGTAATGATATTTTTTGGGAAGCTGTTTGGCCCCGTTTGCTTGCGAGAGGATGGCATTCTGAGCAGCCTAAGAATCAGGGTTATGTGAGTTCCAAACATTACCTTGTTTTTCTTGTGCCTGGGGTTAAGAAGTTCTCAAGAAGGAAACTTGTGAAGGGAGACCACTACTTTGATTCTGTTAGTGATGTTTTGAGCAAAGTGGCATCTGAACCAAAACTTCTTGAGCTTGAAGCTGAAGAAGCTACACTCAGGAGCGGTAATGAGGATGGGTGGGTTCAAGAAGTGACATCAGATCCAGATGATCCATCCAACCATCAGCGCCATTGTTACCTTAAACCCCGAGTTACTACTTCCTCTCCAAATCCTATGAAGTTCACAGTTGTTGATACTAGCTCAGTCCATGGAGGTAAATCATCCAATGTGAGAGACCTGAGATATTTACCCGTTGAATACAAAATTACTTCCAGTATCTCCAATAATTATAAGAAGTCAATGTATGACTTTGAGGCATATGTGGCTGATATGCCATTGAATGCTGAAAAGAACACAAATAAGCTTAACCACAATAAGGGTACAGTTTATACAAGTGGTCCAAATGGTTTGAAGTTCACTGTTGTTGATACCAGTTTGCTTCATGGAGAAAAATCATCTGAGGTGAGAAAAATTAGATATTTACCCATTGAATTTAAAGGTATAGCTGATTTTAGCAATCTTTCGGGAGAAATTGAAGGGACCTCCTCTGAAGATTCACTGGATGTGCATGAGCTTAATGCTGTTGACACGTTGTTTAACAGTGGAAAGAATATTGTACCTGATGGTGATGATACAAACAGAAAGGTAACAAGTAATAATTCAGATATTACTTCAAGCCATCGAGATGATAAGGGCATTATGTCCAATGACAGGCAGCTAAAAACAACTATCAAGCACCAATTTAGTCGAAGAGTAAAATCTGGTAATTCAAAATCTGTCTCTCCTGTCATCAAAAGGCGAAAATTAACTGTTTGTTCTAAGTTGAAGACACAAGATGTTATTGAGGACTTCTCAGAAGGATTGGAGTTAAATCAAACAGGACTCTGCTTGCCATCAAGTTCTCCAGATGCAAGCAAGAATGTCAGTTCTCCAATGGATCCTCAAGAGAATGTGTCTTTAATTATTTCTTCACCTAAAGGCAGTCCAGGCAAGGAGATTAGTGGAGGTGTTCTCATTAGAAACTCGTCTGCCTTGGGCATGTCCTGTGGGATGAATGAGAAACATCAACCTCAGCCATCACTTGACCTGAACCTACCCCAGGTTCTGATAAACTCTGATGTTGGTGAAGCATTAATGATGGAGGTGGAAGACAGCCATGGCATAAATACAGACGGTTCATGCCTTCTATCTAAGGGAATGGACCTGGTTCCTGACACAATGACTTCTATGGATGTGGATAATGTAGAGCAGCAACTGATGAACCTGAACCCCAGAAGGCAAAGCACAAGAAAGCGACCACCGACCATCAGAGCATTGGAAGCTCTTGCAAATGGTTACTTAATTGTCCAAAGGAGGCAAAAGGGCACAGAATTTCAGACACCTGAAAATCCTTTCTCCAGTCCTTCCCGCAAGGCCCGAAGCAGGGTCAAAATAACTTCAAATCGTGGTAGCACTAGTACCAAGACCAAcgaaatggaaagaaaagacGTGAATGATGCTTGTGATGACAACAAAGGTTTGGTTAGCAACACTGTTGATtgtgttgaaaaaaaaatggctCACTAG